In Scyliorhinus canicula chromosome 3, sScyCan1.1, whole genome shotgun sequence, the DNA window agaaaaataaataaaaaattcaattataacattctgtatttacatttggtatctactgccagtaatatgtacagtacatgtacactgtaattactaagaaatacacattttttccacaaaaattttaattgtacctttttttccatatgtattgtttgaaaatttaatttattcgttatgaaaattaaatgatagcattgtagttgtgggtgggcccctttgtctcctggcaaccaatatttttagacccagtccgccactgcttatgtagtaccttccaaatccacaaccactaccatctaaaaggacaaaggctgcagatacatggaaacaccaccacctggaagttcccttgcAAGTCACCTGCtattctgatttggaaatatatctctgttccttcaccatcactgagtcaaaattctggaacttcctacctaacagcactgtatgTGCACCTGCAGGAACCACCGAGACGGCAGCGGTTCCAGATGGCAGCTCACCGTTATCTTCTCAAGCGTGATTGGGGgtagcaataaatcctggccttgaCAGAAATATCCACATCTcgccaactttttttttaaacacatgtTTGTCCTCAGCATTCTTTGGACAGAAAGAAAGCCTTTCACATAGTATGCAAAAACATGGAAAATTCACCACAGACATCAGATGGGGTTAAATTTCAACATGACTTCTGGCACTCCAATGCCATAACATCAGCTGAATTTTAGTGGaaacccgggcgggattctctcagcccggggccaggccggagaatccccgcgaccgtcgcgaatcacgccacgacgccccaacgccggcacgcgattctccgcagagcgggtgATTCTCCGATGTGACCTGgcacgtgatcggggcccaccaatcggcgggccggcctctctggctggggggccTAGTTTCtaccgcgccagcccctgtagtcctgtgccatgttgcgtcggggccggcgcattgaaggaaggcactgcgcatgcgcgcgtaggcgccggtgccactgcgcttgCGCGAATCCTGTGGCGCCCAGTTCgcaccaggatcagcagctggagcggcgtgaaccgctccagtgccgtgctggccccttttgcaggccagaattagtcgtcgggtcggcccgttcacgccgttgtaaaatgcgacggcgtttacgacggcgtggacactctgccgcgggattagagaatcctgcccctattCATACACCTTAATGGGTTTCTGCCAAGATGTTGGAGCACAAATACCCCCAAAACAAATTTGCCCCAGACTTTGGAATTGGCTTTGTCATGTTTGCTTCTGTCATTTCATTCTTAAAGTTTTAGTAGCTAACCCAGtgaattttttaatttattttcttacAGGAAGTGTGCAtcagtggctaggccagcatttgttgcccattcctgactgcccttgagaaagtggtgtgagctgccttcttgaatcactgcagtccacctggtgtagttacacccgcagtgctgttaggatggGAGTTGCagcatttgacccagcgacagtgaaagaacagcgatatagttaCATGTCTGGATGGtacgtgacttggagggaaactttccgATGGTGGTTCCCACAcaactgctacccttgtccttcctgGTGGTAAAGGCTGCGAGCTTGGAAAATGCTGTCAAAGGACCCTAGGTAAGTTACAGCAGTGCACTTGTAGATGGTATGCAATGCCATATACTTTGATTCGAATTAACTGCTTCTTTGGACTCCTTTTCTTTCTTGAAAGGTATGTAAGCTGTAAATGTGAATCCTCAACAATGAAATTGTTTAATGACACACCAAGGAAAGCACAAAAAGGTACGTATGCATCATCTTTACTTTGATCAGACATGTAGGCTATATATAATGAGGGATAATAGAGGGTCGAATGTAACTATCAGCAGGATAAAATGTTTTTACTGCAGATGGTATAGCAGATAAATATCAATAAATACTCTATGCAATAAATAGCTAAATTAGAAGTGTGTTAATAAAATTAAGAGCAATGACATCTGGACACAACCATGTCATCAAATGCTGTAAGTGTTAATTTGCTATTACTGTTAAAATGCAGGAGGGTTAGTGGTTCATAGGCTGCAGGAACACAACAGGGTGCAGGAATAACTCCATTAGAAAGATGATTCATCTTTGATTTGATTAATGTATGCATTGTGGCAAGTTTGTACTTTTGAGGACAAGTGCCATCACAGTAAAAGGCATTGTAACTTAGAGGGGCCCGAATCCAGTCTGACCATCCAATCTCTGCAAAAGATACATGTAATGACCGCCTACAACACTGTATTTGATTTCTCTGGCAGTCCTCAGTGTGGCTTTCACGACGTGTGCGGACTTCTTTAAAAATCTTGTGCATTTCTATTTCCAGTTCTGCTTCAATGGTTACTTTGTCTTCAGGATCGTATTTGTGACTGGAAAGCCAGGCAAGCAACTCAAGTTCAAGGCCATAATTTTCCTGTGGGTAGGTTATCCAGTATTCCACAGTTTTTCGAATGTCAAACATTTCAGCCGTCTCATAATGTGATGCAATGACTTTAGAGCCAAGGAAATGGAGCTTTAATTCTTTCCCTTCAATTGCTGGCTTGAGCAACTGGTAGATTTTCACAAGTAGCAGGTTTCCAGTCCTCTGTTTCTGATGTAAACTTGCATTCTGTTGTAAACGTTTGTAGATTTTAAGTTCACCTCTCAAAATCTTTACTTTTGGAGAGACAAGCCTGTTCTTCGCAATGGAAACATTAAAGTAAAATCGCTGTTTACTGCTGGTCAGGTCATTTGTTCTACTGGTGCTTTCCAAAACTGTCCCTGTTACAAACATAAAAGAAATATACATTATTCAGTAGTTTATGGTGGattttctttgtaatcttccatttcattttctatAGCCTCAAGGCTATGCATCTTCCCCTTAGAAAAAGATTGGTCTGGGCACCTGCCTACGTGGATTTGCAAGTCAGCACCTGTCAGCTGTGGCTTAGCTGCTATCACACTTGTCTCGGAGTCAGAATGTTCAAGTAAACATTCCAGGGGTTAAGCATAAAAATCAAGGCTCACATTCCAGTGATGAAGGAGCGCTGCGCTGTTggaagtgctgtctttcagattaaATAACTTGTGGCCCTGACTGCTCTCTGAGATAAATGTAAACGATTTCATGGCACAAtttaaagaagagcaggagaggtaTCTGAGCCAATATTGAACCCTCAGTTGGCGTTGTCAAAACAGATTAtgtggttattatcacattgttgtacCTGGGAGTTTGCTgattgcaaattggctgctacatttcctGTGTCATAATAATCACtatacttcatagaatcataaaatttatagtgcagaaggaggccattcggcccattgagtctgcaccagcccttggaaatagcaccctacttaagcccacgcctccaccctatccccaaaaccagtaaccccacctaacctttttttggacaccaagggcaatttattatgtccacctaacctgcacatctttggactgtgggaggaaaccggagcccccggaggaaacacatgcagacacggggagaacgtgcagactccgcacaatgacccaagccaggaatcgaacctgggatcatggcgctgtgaagcaacagtgctaaccactgtgctgccctacatcaAACATACTTCataggctgtaaaatgctttgaggtGTCTGGTCATTGTGAaagtgcgatataaatgcaagtctaacTTCTTTAgaagtatttttctttttttcttctgtGGCTTTGCCAAAGgtatcactttgctcagaatctCAGTTGTTGACAACACTTTTTCCTCTGAGTCAAAAGGCTGGGAGTTTAtatcactccagagacttgagtgcAAAATTCTACGCTTATACCCCAGTGCAGTACATGTTGAACATGCtcggctagattctccgttcctgagaccagATGTTGATGCCAGGGCTGGATTCGGGGATTTCTGTGACAGCAAAACCGGccccgcacctggaccgattcaatgacCTTTGAGGGGCTCACaccagcaccatgtggaacacaatccattccaatgagaagtagtgcaggattcgccaggtccaGGATTGgcgctcaggaggctgacaagctgcagctgcacatacacaattcattccccacacacactcatcccaaccaacaagttGGCAGCAAGACGCGTGGCCCCGAAGTTCACTAACACGGAACTGGAaacctgctggatgccatggaggacagGCAGGCA includes these proteins:
- the LOC119962841 gene encoding bone morphogenetic protein 2-like, which encodes MELGSYYSLFASIYLTLTCIRSSEPKPQSSLRWRDEKQIRMEAIKETVVQQLGLGGPPVSGLNNSGSEEEKMYKLYLQRVRQFDQSISSTNKNVVRISSVNMFIQKGTVLESTSRTNDLTSSKQRFYFNVSIAKNRLVSPKVKILRGELKIYKRLQQNASLHQKQRTGNLLLVKIYQLLKPAIEGKELKLHFLGSKVIASHYETAEMFDIRKTVEYWITYPQENYGLELELLAWLSSHKYDPEDKVTIEAELEIEMHKIFKEVRTRRESHTEDCQRNQIQCCRRSLHVSFAEIGWSDWIRAPLSYNAFYCDGTCPQKYKLATMHTLIKSKMNHLSNGVIPAPCCVPAAYEPLTLLHFNSNSKLTLTAFDDMVVSRCHCS